From a region of the Alnus glutinosa chromosome 1, dhAlnGlut1.1, whole genome shotgun sequence genome:
- the LOC133857850 gene encoding uncharacterized protein LOC133857850, with protein MVKLASAREGRMYGPRLARSRSEYINAGLYVFATIVLLSGFAAQFSGEPKSGLVLLLIAVALIIMVNVHDLVAHLAGVDYRLQLMGFDPQLALVELAVPLVQVLGSLLFFLGILFLFIQEEKGYGYFKLEKHGMNMLIAGSVLWMLGSIHNSCQIYERAGGHVQILQHGVLIPFLMGSLLFVVGAILNSHEQSGSIHHGLELLGLTWIWLGIFGSILFFVGGLINVVKVYTMQQIEGLRLEKLRGGAQERLSQEREGQLPLIIEEQRTRQRQAEEAGLVPGPTPYKDVLVGQS; from the exons ATGGTGAAGCTAGCATCGGCACGAGAAGGCCGAATGTACGGACCCCGGCTGGCCCGAAGCCGGTCGGAGTACATAAACGCGGGCCTATACGTGTTCGCCACCATTGTGCTTCTCAGTGGGTTTGCGGCTCAGTTCTCAGGCGAGCCAAAGTCTGGTCTTGTGCTTTTGCTCATAGCCGTGGCGCTTATAATAATGGTTAATGTGCATGACCTTGTGGCGCATCTTGCTGGGGTCGATTACCGCTTGCAGTTGATGGGGTTCGACCCGCAGCTCGCGCTCGTGGAGCTTGCTGTTCCGCTGGTTCAGGTTCTGGGATcgcttcttttcttcttggggatcctttttctttttattcag GAAGAGAAAGGATATGGTTACTTCAAATTGGAAAAGCATGGTATGAACATGCTCATTGCTGGCTCTGTTTTATGGATGCTTGGATCGATCCACAACTCATGCCAAATCTATGAGAGAGCTGGTGGGCATGTCCAAATATTGCAGCACGGTGTCCTCATCCCGTTCCTGATGGGAAGTTTGTTGTTCGTGGTGGGTGCAATTCTCAACAGTCACGAGCAATCTGGGTCGATCCATCATGGACTAGAGCTACTA GGTCTGACTTGGATCTGGCTGGGGATTTTTGGAAGCATACTGTTCTTTGTTGGGGGATTAATAAATGTAGTTAAGGTGTACACGATGCAGCAAATTGAAGGACTAAGGCTGGAGAAACTGCGGGGAGGGGCACAAGAACGACTGAGCCAAGAAAGGGAAGGCCAGCTCCCCCTCATCATTGAAGAGCAGAGGACAAGGCAAAGGCAAGCCGAGGAAGCAGGACTGGTACCGGGCCCAACTCCCTATAAGGATGTCCTTGTCGGTCAGAGTTAA